A segment of the Ovis canadensis isolate MfBH-ARS-UI-01 breed Bighorn chromosome 17, ARS-UI_OviCan_v2, whole genome shotgun sequence genome:
aattttattgaGTGAATTAATTTTCTTTGAGAGATGTTTCTTTAGAGTGGTGCTTCTCAAGCCAGCGGTGATTttggcccccctccccccacccctaggGGCTTTTGGCAAGTCTGGAGGCATTTGGGGCTGTCACAGTGGGGCAGGAGgaatgctactggcatctagtgggtagaggtcagGGATACGGCTGTACATCTTACAATGCACAGGAGAGATCTCAACAAAGCATTATCAGGCCCCCAGGAGGGCCATGGTTGAGAGACCTTGGTGTAGACACCTGGgatcaaattccagctctgctgtGTGGCTTCTGACTCTGTTTTCCCAGTTGTATCATTTGGGACCGTACTTTTGCTAGTCTTGTAGGGTAATTTATAAGGGTATGTACATTAATATCTGTGAAAGGCTTGTAATAGGTCATTGAACCATATCAGGCATAAGAATTCTATAAATACAGCCTGTTATGATTATCTATGGAATAAATTTATAGAGAGAGCCAGTAGATAAGATAGTATGTCTAAAACAATCCTGGGGACTCCTTGAGGATGGGAATTGAGCCTGTTTTGTTTATCACTGTAGATTCTGTGGCTAGTTGTAGGCCCAGGATGCAACACACACTTGgtgagtatttgttgaatgaatgaacacataaATTGTCAGGACCCATCTCAAACTTCCTCCATTAACTGTGGAGAATGAAACTGGCAGTCTGGAGTCTTTTCAGCAGAGCTGCCGCTAGGTCAGGCCGCATGTCAGAGTCCTTGGCAGGACTGAAATACAGACCAGAGTCCTGACATTCTCAGCTTGTCATTCAGCCTCTGAGTTATGGACGAGCTTAATTAATCAGGATATATGACTCTTCACTGTTCAGAACTGACATTAAATTATCTCCACCAAAATCTATTTTATGAAAATCttactgttttgaaaataatCCTCAGGTTATCTTGCCCGTGATCATTCACGGGATGACTTTACATTGGGAAATGGTAACATTACTTACATTTCCTCATTGTTTTTTAATCAAGTCACATATTAGCTATGAAAAGCAGCTTCCATATGCTGGAAAGACTCCAAAGACTTTGGCATTAGATTTAGTTTTAAACCTGACTTTGTCACTTACTGTGtctttgaccttgggcaagttgcccACTTGGTTAaaccctcagtttcctctttggaTGCATCAGGAGTCCCCAGGATTACTTTGCATATTAAATAAGTtaacatttgtaaatattctttGTAAACTCTACAGGCTGTATTATAGCAAAGatgttttatatgtaaaatttccTCCAAACTCCAAAGGCTGTAGTATAGTAAAGATGTTACTCAGATGCAAAACGATTTTATTGCTTGCTCTATTATAGCAAACATGTTGCTTTTATTTAGATGGAAAATAGTTTTATTGCTGCTTATATTCCGGCTTCTGGACAAATTATAGTCAGGACTCTGTTGTATCAGCACCTAAAAAGGTAATAACTTGAGTATAACTGGAAGTATTGCTTATCAGGAGTATATGTGCTTATAGCTCAGTCAGTACAATTTCAGAATGTCTTTTAGAGTAACTGTGCTATCCATGACTCTAATtcgatttttttaatataaatttttatgttaGCTATGGAGACCAAAGGCTACCACAGTCTCCCTGAAGGTCTAGAAATGGAAAGACGGTGGGGTCAAGTCTCTCAGCCTGCAGAGCGTCCTGCCCTGGGACCCGGACCCACGGAGCAGTCAGATGAGAATAACTACATGGAGATCGTCGACGTACGCTGCGTCTCCGGTGCTATTCCAAACAGCAGTACTCAAGGAAGCAGCAGAGAAAAACACGAACTACTCCCTTGCCTCCAGCAAGACAGCAGCCGGTCCGGGATTTTACCATCTGATATAAAAACCGAGCTGGAATCAAAGGAACTTTCGGCCACGGTGGCCGAGTCCATGGGCTTGTACATGGATTCCGTGAGAGAGGCCGACTACGCCTATGATCAGCAGAACCCACAGGGAAGCGGCAGTCCAGCAAAGATGTATCAAAACGTCGAACAGCTTGTGAAATTTTACAAAGAGAACGGCCACCGTCCTTCCACGCTGGGGGGTGCGAGCAGGCCCTTGCGGTCCTTCCTGCCCGACTCTGGGGGCTCTGTTAATGGCGGGGTCATGCGCAATGTGGTGAAGAGCCCCATCCTAGGGCACGAGAAGGGCCCGGCAGTTTGCAGCCCTCTGACCCTGTCATCCTCGGGTTGCAGCCCCGCCAGCATCAGCTGTGTGTCCTCCACTTCAGCCAGCTTCGGCAGTTTCCCAGTGCACAGCCCCATCGCCCAGGGCACCCCTCTGCCATGCTCCCCCAATGTGGAGACGCGGggctccaggtcacacagcccaGCGCATGCCAGCAGCGTGGGCTCACCTCTCTCCAGTCCATTGAGTAGCATGAAATCCCCGATTTCCAGCCCCCCGAGTCACTGCAGCGTGAAGTCTCCGGTCTCCAGTCCTAATAACGTCACTCTGCGATCCTGCGTATCCAGCCCTGCAAACATCAACAACTCAAGGTGCTCCGTTTCCAGCCCTTCCAACACAAACAACAGATCGACGCTGTCCAGCCCAGCCGCTAGTACTGTGGGGTCTATCTGTAGCCCTGGAAGCACCGCCTTCAGCTACACCGCTTCGGGCACCCCAGTGGGGTCCAGCGCAGCCCGAGATGTAGTTCCCAGTCCAGACACCCAGGAGAAAGGTGCTCAAGAGGTCCCCTTTCCTAAGACTGAGGAGACAGAGAACACCATCTCCCATGGTGTGGCTGGCCAGCTTAACATCGTCCAGTACATAAAGCCGGAGCCAGACGGAGCTTTCAGCAGCTCGTGTCTAGGaggaaacagcaaaataaattctgattccCCCTTCTCAGTACCAATAAAACAAGAGTCAACTAAGCATTCATGTTCTGGCACCTCTTTTAAAGGGAATCCAGCAATCAACCCCTTTCCGTTCATGGATGGCTCATACTTTTCCTTTATGGATGATAAAGACTATTATTCTCTATCAGGAATTTTAGGACCACCTGTGCCGGGCTTTGATGGTAACTGTGAAGGCAGCGGGTTCCCCATGGGGATAAAACAAGAACCGGATGATGGGAGCTTCTACCCAGAGGCCAGCATCCCCCCATCTGCCATCGTTGGCGTGAATTCAGGTGGACAGTCCTTTCACTATAGGATTGGTGCTCAAGGTACAATATCTTTATCACGATCAGCTAGAGACCAATCTTTCCAACACCTGAGTTCCTTCCCTCCTGTCAATACCTTGGTGGAGTCGTGGAAATCACACAGTGACCTGTCGTCGAGAAGAAGTGATGGATATCCGGTCCTAGAATACATTCCAGAAAACGTATCAAGGTAAGTCGGCCTTTTCCTCCAGTTTTGAAAAACCATGGCTGTGTGAAATGCTGAAGGTTAGCGTTATCTTTGCTGTTGATAAATTCAGACACATTTCAGTCTCCTGTTTCCTTTTCAGCATAGTCACTGTATGCTCACCCATTAGCTTGTTGGTGTGTTAGGAAGgtattgttgttgagtcgctaagttgtatccgattccctgcgacaccatggactgcagcactccaggctcccctgtctttcactataaAGAAACCAAACATTTTGAGTCTCAACTGGTTCCATCGATTTGGAAGGAGCGTGTGTACGTGTTGTGCATAAGTCTTCCCCTTCTGCATTGCCGCTAGTAGGTTTAAGATAGGTTTGTTTCCTAATGCCTTGCTATTATGTATGCTTTAGCAGACTAgagctaggattttttttttcttttctttagctgTATACTGGTCCACTGACATtgctttaaattgttttctttgtggtcataagtttttttttttcccctgagttttCTTTATTAATCACTTCATTGgttgtgaaaagtgaaatgaaaccCCAAATCTGTTACCCACAAGCTCCCCacccttttcatctttttctagaTTGGTTAATTGTATGTAAGTTGTGGTCTTCAGCACAAATAAATCATTTCCTTAACTCTGGAGAGCTTTTTAAAGACTCAGCACATCTAAAATTACTAAGTGGCCCGTTTTGCTTTCCTACTCTTTGGAAATGAAGTATGTCACTGCCGTTTCAGATTGGTATATTTATAACTTCTAAGATCTGCAAGGAGACATACTTTACTTACTGTAAAATATCTTCTTGGCTTTCcttcttgtagatagcatattgtatatatttagaaaaaacaaGGAAGAGGTTTCAGATATGACTGTAAAGGGTGGTTCTAAGTAATACAGTGAATACTTATGTTGGACTTTGCTTCAGCACTGTTTTTATTACCTGGATGTGGTCAATGATCCCTTTATTGAACATATAAAGAATAGATTTCCTAGATATAGTTCACAGAGGCTTCTAGGAAGATGTGGctattttccttaaaaacttgTTTGGTGGTGAAAATGTCCTTTCCCATCAACAAAATGTAAGATTTGACGTGCATTCTGTGTTTTCGCCTTTTGTTTTTTACTGAAGCAAACGCAAAACCTTTTCATTtgtgctttcttttcctcttcattgACTCATACCTCGCTCCTCTTGCTTTTATGGACGCA
Coding sequences within it:
- the NR3C2 gene encoding mineralocorticoid receptor isoform X2 — translated: METKGYHSLPEGLEMERRWGQVSQPAERPALGPGPTEQSDENNYMEIVDVRCVSGAIPNSSTQGSSREKHELLPCLQQDSSRSGILPSDIKTELESKELSATVAESMGLYMDSVREADYAYDQQNPQGSGSPAKMYQNVEQLVKFYKENGHRPSTLGGASRPLRSFLPDSGGSVNGGVMRNVVKSPILGHEKGPAVCSPLTLSSSGCSPASISCVSSTSASFGSFPVHSPIAQGTPLPCSPNVETRGSRSHSPAHASSVGSPLSSPLSSMKSPISSPPSHCSVKSPVSSPNNVTLRSCVSSPANINNSRCSVSSPSNTNNRSTLSSPAASTVGSICSPGSTAFSYTASGTPVGSSAARDVVPSPDTQEKGAQEVPFPKTEETENTISHGVAGQLNIVQYIKPEPDGAFSSSCLGGNSKINSDSPFSVPIKQESTKHSCSGTSFKGNPAINPFPFMDGSYFSFMDDKDYYSLSGILGPPVPGFDGNCEGSGFPMGIKQEPDDGSFYPEASIPPSAIVGVNSGGQSFHYRIGAQGTISLSRSARDQSFQHLSSFPPVNTLVESWKSHSDLSSRRSDGYPVLEYIPENVSSSTLRSVSTGSSRPSKICLVCGDEASGCHYGVVTCGSCKVFFKRAVEGQHNYLCAGRNDCIIDKIRRKNCPACRLQKCLQAGMNLGARKSKKLGKLKGIHEEQAQQPPPPPPPPQSPEEGTTYIAPAQEPSVNSALVPQLSTISRALTPSPSMILETIEPEIVYAGYDGSKPDTAENLLSTLNRLAGKQMIQVVKWAKVLPGFKNLPLEDQITLIQYSWMCLSSFALSWRSYKHTNSQYLYFAPDLVFNEEKMHQSAMYELCQGMHQISLQFVRLQLTFEEYTVMKVLLLLSTIPKDGLKSQAAFEEMRTNYIKELRKMVTKCPSNSGQSWQRFYQLTKLLDSMHDLVSDLLEFCFYTFRESQALKVEFPAMLVEIISDQLPKVESGNAKTLYFHRK
- the NR3C2 gene encoding mineralocorticoid receptor isoform X1: METKGYHSLPEGLEMERRWGQVSQPAERPALGPGPTEQSDENNYMEIVDVRCVSGAIPNSSTQGSSREKHELLPCLQQDSSRSGILPSDIKTELESKELSATVAESMGLYMDSVREADYAYDQQNPQGSGSPAKMYQNVEQLVKFYKENGHRPSTLGGASRPLRSFLPDSGGSVNGGVMRNVVKSPILGHEKGPAVCSPLTLSSSGCSPASISCVSSTSASFGSFPVHSPIAQGTPLPCSPNVETRGSRSHSPAHASSVGSPLSSPLSSMKSPISSPPSHCSVKSPVSSPNNVTLRSCVSSPANINNSRCSVSSPSNTNNRSTLSSPAASTVGSICSPGSTAFSYTASGTPVGSSAARDVVPSPDTQEKGAQEVPFPKTEETENTISHGVAGQLNIVQYIKPEPDGAFSSSCLGGNSKINSDSPFSVPIKQESTKHSCSGTSFKGNPAINPFPFMDGSYFSFMDDKDYYSLSGILGPPVPGFDGNCEGSGFPMGIKQEPDDGSFYPEASIPPSAIVGVNSGGQSFHYRIGAQGTISLSRSARDQSFQHLSSFPPVNTLVESWKSHSDLSSRRSDGYPVLEYIPENVSSSTLRSVSTGSSRPSKICLVCGDEASGCHYGVVTCGSCKVFFKRAVEGKCSWQHNYLCAGRNDCIIDKIRRKNCPACRLQKCLQAGMNLGARKSKKLGKLKGIHEEQAQQPPPPPPPPQSPEEGTTYIAPAQEPSVNSALVPQLSTISRALTPSPSMILETIEPEIVYAGYDGSKPDTAENLLSTLNRLAGKQMIQVVKWAKVLPGFKNLPLEDQITLIQYSWMCLSSFALSWRSYKHTNSQYLYFAPDLVFNEEKMHQSAMYELCQGMHQISLQFVRLQLTFEEYTVMKVLLLLSTIPKDGLKSQAAFEEMRTNYIKELRKMVTKCPSNSGQSWQRFYQLTKLLDSMHDLVSDLLEFCFYTFRESQALKVEFPAMLVEIISDQLPKVESGNAKTLYFHRK